The Humulus lupulus chromosome 3, drHumLupu1.1, whole genome shotgun sequence genome window below encodes:
- the LOC133823523 gene encoding rRNA biogenesis protein RRP5 isoform X1 has translation MAATWKKFQKKRKESTKFNKSSKPSFNAKKEQNAPAKSEALALQMEDDVPDFPRGGGSSLSRKEREEVQAEVDAQFEVEEQELKTKKKRKNLPKISQEDDDLGSLFGGGITGKLPRFANKITLKNISPGMKLWGVIAEVNERDLVISLPGGLRGLVRASDALDPISDTEIESIADNVLPSVFHVGQMVASVVLHLDSDNKESGKRKIWLSLRLSLLHKGFSLDSIQEGMVLTAYVKSIEDHGYILHFGPTSFTGFLPRDSKNASTEINTGQLLQGVVGKIDKTHKVVYLSSDPNTVAKYATKDVKGISIDLLTPGMMVNARVQSALENGVMLSFLTYFTGTVDMFHLQSSFATSNWQDDYNQTKKVNARILFIDPSTRAVGLTLNPHLVHNTSPPSHVKVGNIYEDLKVVRVDRGLGLLLEIPTSPVPTPTYVSISDVAEDGIHKLEKKFKEGSRVRVRILGFRHLEGVATGTLKAGAFEGSVFTHSDVKPGMIVRAKVIAVEPYQAIVKFSGGIKALCPLRHMSEFELSKPGKKFKVGAELVFRVLGCKSKRITVTHKKTLVKSKLPIVSSYADATDGLITHGWITKIEKHGCFVRFYSGVQGFAPRSQLGLDPGSDPSSIYHVGQVVKCRIIGSVSGSRRINLSFIIKPSRVSEDDIIKIGTLVSGVVDVVTPNAVVVYVNGKTYLKGTISTEHLADHQGQADMLKSVLKPGFEFDQLLLLDNESNNLKLSAKYSLVKSAEQLPSEISQIRPNSVVHGYICNLIETGCFVRFLGRLTGFSPRNKATDDYKVNLPEVFYIGQSVRSNILDVNSETGRITLSLKQTSCSSTDASFMQDFFLLEDKIANLQSLGSNGSELNWTEGFNIGCVVVGKIQETKDIGVVVSFDKYNDVLGFITPHQLAGTKVETGSIVQATVLDVSKLEHLVDLSLNKEFIAKSREGSSHSQSHKKKRKRQASKDLEVHQTVNAVVEIAKEDYLVLSIPEYNYALGYASKSDYNVQKFPHKQFLNGQSVVATVMALPSPSTAGRLLLLLKSISESETSSSKRAKKKSSYTVGSLVQAEITEIRLLELRLKFGIGFYGRVHITEVNDDNVSENPFSNFRVGQTVNARIVGKANNSDSKKNNCQFDLSMKPTVLSGSYETEEKHMIEKFDFSCGQFVTGYVYKVDSEWVWVNISRNVRAQLFILDTSCEPSELHQFQKQFQVGKVVSGHVLSVNKDKKLLRLVLRSFLALQASISNENVTAHICEGCIVGGKVSKILPGVGGLIVQIGPHTYGRVHYTELTDSWVSDPLSGYHDRQFVKCKVLEINQSAKGTFEIDLSLNLSTEDMISQHSKESCKIVSTKTKCVAKIEDLHPNMEIQGYVKNVTSKGCFIFLSRKLDAKILLSNLSDGFVDDPVKEFPVGKLVTGKILSVEPLSKRVEVTLKTLSASSAPKSEISNLSSLRVGEIISGRIKRVESYGLFISIDNTNLVGLCHISELSDDRTENIESKYKAREKVRAKILKVDAERNRISLGMKDFYVLDNDDAEELSDQEADATIQNNSFIDDTKLVSLPESGFQGIHNMDVECQNLNLEIPILAQAESRASVPPLEVALDDVYQENVDGITIQNQELLNVIDTLDEKSKREAKKKAKKEREREIRAAEERLLEKDIPRTAEEFEKLVRGSPNSSFVWIKFMAFVLSMADIEKARSIAERALQTINIREENEKLNIWVAYFNLENEYGNPPEEAVLKVFQRALQYNDPKRVHLALLGMYERTEQHRLADELVDKMTKKFKQSCKVWLKRVQRLLNQQQDAVQAVINRALLSLPRHKHIKFISQTAILEFKCGVPHMGRSMFEGILKEYPKRTDLWSIYIDQEIRLGDVDVIRALFERATCLSLPPKKMKFLFKKYLEYEKSLGDEERIEHVKKRAMEYVESTLAE, from the exons ATGGCTGCGACTTGGAAGAAATTTCAGAAGAAGCGTAAGGAATCCACAAAGTTCAACAAGTCCTCCAAGCCGTCGTTTAATGCGAAGAAGGAGCAAAACGCTCCCGCCAAGTCTGAGGCCCTTGCTTTGCAGATGGAAGATGATGTTCCTGATTTTCCTAGAG gtGGAGGAAGTTCTCTGAGTCGAAAAGAACGCGAGGAAGTTCAGGCTGAAGTAGATGCCCAGTTTGAGGTGGAAGAGCAGGAATTAAAGacaaagaagaagaggaagaattTGCCGAAGATTAGTCAGGAAGATGATGATTTGGGTTCCTTATTTGGTGGTGGTATTACTGGCAAACTGCCTCGATTTGCTAATAAGATAACTTTGAAG AATATATCTCCCGGAATGAAGCTTTGGGGAGTTATTGCTGAAGTAAACGAGAGAGACCTTGTAATAAGTCTACCAGGGGGTTTACGTGGGTTAGTTCGAGCCTCTGATGCTCTGGATCCTATTTCGGATACTGAAATTGAG AGCATAGCAGATAATGTGCTACCCAGTGTCTTCCACGTTGGGCAGATGGTAGCTTCCGTTGTTTTACACTTGGATAGTGATAACAAAGAGAGTGGCAAAAGGAAGATCTGGCTTTCTCTGCGTCTTTCTTTGTTGCACAAGGGCTTCAGCTTGGATTCTATTCAAGAAGGCATG gtCCTCACTGCTTATGTGAAAAGTATCGAAGACCATGGTTATATTCTTCATTTTGGTCCGACTTCATTCACCGGGTTCTTGCCTAGAGATAGCAAAAATG CTAGCACAGAGATTAACACTGGACAACTTCTACAGGGCGTTGTTGGGAAAATTGACAAAACCCATAAAGTTGTTTATTTAAGTTCTGACCCAAATACTGTGGCAAAATATGCG accaaggatgttaaagGCATTTCAATTGATCTTCTTACTCCAGGCATGATGGTTAATGCTCGTGTACAATCAGCCCTTGAAAATGGTGTTATGTTATCATTTCTGACATACTTTACTGGAACT GTTGATATGTTTCACTTGCAAAGTAGTTTTGCTACTTCAAATTGGCAGGATGATTACAATCAAACTAAGAAG GTTAATGCTCGAATTTTGTTCATCGATCCTTCAACTAGAGCTGTTGGTTTGACTCTGAATCCACATCTTGTTCATAACACGTCTCCTCCTTCA CATGTTAAAGTTGGAAATATTTACGAAGACTTGAAAGTGGTCAGAGTTGATAGAGGGTTAGGTCTTCTCCTTGAAATACCAACCTCACCGGTGCCTACACCAACATATGTTAGT ATATCTGATGTGGCCGAAGATGGAATTCATAAGCTTGAAAAGAAGTTTAAGGAAGGTAGTCGTGTCCGTGTTCGGATTCTCGGGTTTAGGCACTTGGAAGGGGTGGCTACTGGGACTTTGaag GCTGGTGCTTTCGAAGGGTCAGTTTTCACTCACTCTGATGTCAAGCCTGGGATGATTGTGAGGGCCAAAGTAATAGCTGTTGAACCCTATCAAGCGATTGTGAAATTTTCTGGTGGTATTAAGGCACTTTGCCCACTTCGCCATATGTCTGAATTTGAACTTTCTAAGCCTGGAAAAAAGTTTAAG GTTGGAGCTGAGCTGGTGTTTCGTGTACTTGGTTGCAAATCTAAGAGAATAACTGTTACACACAAGAAAACACTAGTGAAATCGAAACTTCCCATTGTTAGCTCTTATGCTGATGCAACTGATGGATTAATAACACATGGATGGATAACAAAAATTGAGAAACATGGATGCTTTGTTCGATTTTACAGCGGTGTCCAGGGATTTGCTCCAAG ATCTCAACTTGGTTTAGACCCAGGGAGTGATCCTAGCTCAATATATCACGTTGGACAAGTGGTCAAATGTAGGATAATTGGTTCTGTTTCAGGATCAAGACGCATCAATCTTAGTTTCATAATAAAGCCTTCAAG GGTTTCTGAGGATGATATTATCAAAATCGGTACACTTGTTTCAGGAGTTGTTGACGTGGTAACTCCAAATGCGGTAGTAGTTTATGTTAATGGAAAAACTTACTTAAAGGGTACAATTTCAACTGAACATTTGGCTGATCACCAAG GGCAAGCCGATATGCTCAAGTCAGTACTAAAGCCTGGATTTGAATTTGATCAATTGCTGCTACTAG ACAATGAAAGCAACAATTTGAAACTCTCTGCAAAATATTCTCTTGTCAAGTCTGCTGAGCAGCTTCCATCAGAGATCAGTCAGATCCGTCCTAACTCTGTTGTCCAT GGCTACATCTGTAACCTGATTGAAACTGGCTGCTTTGTTCGCTTTCTTGGTCGTTTAACTGGTTTCTCTCCTAGAAATAAG GCAACTGATGATTACAAAGTCAATCTTCCCGAAGTCTTTTACATTGGACAGTCTGTGCGCAGTAATATACTCGAT GTTAATAGTGAAACAGGCAGAATAACACTTTCATTGAAGCAGACATCTTGCTCTTCAACAGATGCATCCTTTATGCAAGACTTCTTTCTCCTGGAGGATAAG ATTGCTAATCTGCAATCCTTGGGTTCCAATGGATCTGAGTTAAATTGGACTGAGGGATTTAACATTGGCTGTGTTGTTGTGGGAAAAATACAAGAAACAAAGGATATTGGAGTGGTTGTGAGCTTTGACAAGTATAATGATGTCTTGGGTTTTATTACCCCCCATCAGT TAGCTGGTACCAAAGTTGAGACAGGCTCCATTGTTCAAGCGACAGTCCTAGATGTTTCAAAATTAGAGCATTTGGTCGATTTGTCTCTTAATAAAGAGTTCATTGCCAAAAGCAGAGAAGGAAGTTCTCACAGCCAAAGCCACAAAAAG AAGCGTAAACGACAAGCATCCAAGGACTTGGAGGTTCACCAGACAGTTAATGCTGTTGTTGAAATTGCCAAAGAAGATTACCTG GTTCTCTCAATACCCGAGTATAATTATGCCTTAGGATATGCATCAAAATCCGACTATAATGTCCAGAAGTTTCCTCATAAGCAATTTCTGAATGGACAAAG TGTTGTTGCCACTGTTATGGCTCTTCCAAGCCCTTCAACAGCAGGGAGACTACTGTTGCTTCTTAAATCAATCAGTGAATCTGAAACATCAAGCTCAAAAAGAGCAAAAAAGAAGTCAAGTTACACTGTGGGTTCTCTTGTTCAGGCAGAG ATTACTGAAATCAGGCTACTTGAACTAAGGTTGAAATTTGGAATTGGTTTCTATGGGCGTGTTCACATAACAGAG GTAAATGATGATAATGTTTCAGAAAATCCATTTAGTAACTTTAGAGTTGGGCAAACAGTGAATGCAAGGATTGTTGGAAAGGCTAATAATTCTGATAGCAAAAAAAATAACTGCCAGTTTGATCTTTCCATGAAACCTACTGTTCTCTCAG GCTCCTATGAAACAGAGGAAAAGCATATGATTGAAAAGTTTGATTTCTCTTGTGGACAATTTGTCACTGGTTATGTATATAAAGTGGACAGTGAATGGGTGTGGGTAAATATATCTCGAAATGTGAGGGCTCAGCTATTTATTCTTGACACTTCATGTGAGCCTAGTGAACTTCATCAGTTCCAGAAGCAATTTCAAGTGGGAAAAGTTGTATCTGGTCATGTATTAAGTGTTAACAAGGATAAAAAGCTATTGCGACTTGTTCTACGCAGTTTTCTTGCTCTTCAAGCTTCCATTTCAAATGAAAATGTCACTGCTCATATTTGTGAAGGATGCATTGTAGGTGGCAAAGTATCCAAAATACTTCCTGGGGTTGGTGGATTAATTGTGCAAATAGGTCCTCACACATATGGAAGGGTTCATTATACAGAACTTACTGACTCATGGGTGTCTGATCCATTGTCTGGATATCATGATAGGCAGTTTGTCAAATGCAAGGTCCTTGAGATTAACCAATCTGcgaaaggaacatttgagattgaTTTGTCATTAAACTTATCGACAGAAGACATGATTTCCCAACATTCTAAGGAATCCTGCAAAATTGT GTCCACTAAAACCAAATGTGTGGCAAAGATTGAAGATCTTCATCCTAATATGGAGATACAG GGTTATGTTAAAAATGTTACTTCAAAAGGATGTTTCATTTTTCTATCCCGGAAACTTGATGCCAAAATTCTTCTTTCAAATTTATCTGATGGATTTGTTGATGATCCTGTCAAAGAATTCCCCGTTGGTAAACTTGTGACTGGCAA GATTTTGTCTGTGGAACCTCTATCAAAGCGGGTTGAAGTTACATTGAAGACCTTGAGTGCAAGCAGTGCACCAAAATCAGAGATTAGTAATTTAAGTAGTCTGCGCGTGGGAGAGATTATTTCTGGCAGGATTAAGCGGGTGGAGTCGTATGGTTTATTTATCTCTATTGACAACACAAACCTG GTTGGATTGTGCCATATTTCAGAGCTTTCAGATGATCGTACTGAGAATATTGAAAGCAAATACAAAGCACGCGAGAAAGTGAGAGCAAAAATATTGAAG GTGGATGCAGAAAGAAATCGAATATCTCTTGGAATGAAAGATTTCTATGTTTTAGACAATGATGATGCTGAGGAACTTTCAGACCAAGAGGCTGATGCAACCATTCAAAACAATAGTTTCATAGATGATACTAAGTTGGTATCATTACCTGAGAGTGGTTTTCAAGGAATCCACAATATGGATGTTGAATGccaaaatttaaatttggaaatCCCCATTCTTGCACAAGCAGAGTCCAGGGCTTCTGTTCCTCCACTTGAAGTAGCCCTCGATGATGTATATCAGGAAAATGTGGATGGTATAACTATTCAAAATCAAGAGCTTTTAAATGTCATAGACACCCTAGATGAAAAGAGCAAGAGAGAAGCAAAGAAGAAAGCAAAGAAAGAGAG GGAGAGAGAAATTAGAGCTGCTGAAGAAAGATTACTGGAGAAAGATATACCAAGAACTGCTGAGGAATTTGAGAAACTAGTTAGAGGTTCTCCAAATAGCAGCTTTGTTTGGATAAAATTCATGGCCTTCGTGCTTTCCATGGCAGACATTGAGAAAGCTCGTTCTATTGCTGAAAG GGCCTTGCAAACAATAAATATCCGAGAAGAGAATGAGAAGCTCAACATTTGGGTGGCTTATTTTAATCTGGAAAACGAATATGGAAATCCTCCTGAG GAGGCTGTTTTGAAAGTATTTCAAAGGGCATTGCAATACAATGATCCCAAAAGAGTTCATCTAGCACTATTGGGAATGTATGAAAGGACGGAACAACATAGGCTGGCTGATGAACTAGTTGACAAGATGACCAAAAAGTTCAAGCAGTCATGCAAG GTTTGGTTAAAGCGGGTACAGAGGCTCTTGAACCAACAGCAAGATGCAGTTCAGGCTGTTATCAATCGTGCCTTGTTAAGCCTTCCACGTCACAAACACATAAAGTTCATCTCGCAGACAGCTATTCTTGAGTTCAAATGTGGCGTTCCTCATATGGGAAGATCCATGTTTGAAGGAATTTTGAAAGAATATCCCAAGAGAACGGACTTGTGGAGCATTTATATTGATCAA GAGATTCGACTTGGAGATGTAGATGTGATTCGTGCACTATTTGAGAGGGCGACATGTTTGAGTCTCCCACCTAAAAAAATGAAA TTTTTATTCAAAAAGTATCTGGAGTATGAGAAGTCTCTCGGTGATGAGGAGCGGATTGAGCACGTGAAAAAGAGGGCAATGGAATACGTTGAGAGCACACTAGCAGAATaa
- the LOC133823523 gene encoding rRNA biogenesis protein RRP5 isoform X2: MMVNARVQSALENGVMLSFLTYFTGTVDMFHLQSSFATSNWQDDYNQTKKVNARILFIDPSTRAVGLTLNPHLVHNTSPPSHVKVGNIYEDLKVVRVDRGLGLLLEIPTSPVPTPTYVSISDVAEDGIHKLEKKFKEGSRVRVRILGFRHLEGVATGTLKAGAFEGSVFTHSDVKPGMIVRAKVIAVEPYQAIVKFSGGIKALCPLRHMSEFELSKPGKKFKVGAELVFRVLGCKSKRITVTHKKTLVKSKLPIVSSYADATDGLITHGWITKIEKHGCFVRFYSGVQGFAPRSQLGLDPGSDPSSIYHVGQVVKCRIIGSVSGSRRINLSFIIKPSRVSEDDIIKIGTLVSGVVDVVTPNAVVVYVNGKTYLKGTISTEHLADHQGQADMLKSVLKPGFEFDQLLLLDNESNNLKLSAKYSLVKSAEQLPSEISQIRPNSVVHGYICNLIETGCFVRFLGRLTGFSPRNKATDDYKVNLPEVFYIGQSVRSNILDVNSETGRITLSLKQTSCSSTDASFMQDFFLLEDKIANLQSLGSNGSELNWTEGFNIGCVVVGKIQETKDIGVVVSFDKYNDVLGFITPHQLAGTKVETGSIVQATVLDVSKLEHLVDLSLNKEFIAKSREGSSHSQSHKKKRKRQASKDLEVHQTVNAVVEIAKEDYLVLSIPEYNYALGYASKSDYNVQKFPHKQFLNGQSVVATVMALPSPSTAGRLLLLLKSISESETSSSKRAKKKSSYTVGSLVQAEITEIRLLELRLKFGIGFYGRVHITEVNDDNVSENPFSNFRVGQTVNARIVGKANNSDSKKNNCQFDLSMKPTVLSGSYETEEKHMIEKFDFSCGQFVTGYVYKVDSEWVWVNISRNVRAQLFILDTSCEPSELHQFQKQFQVGKVVSGHVLSVNKDKKLLRLVLRSFLALQASISNENVTAHICEGCIVGGKVSKILPGVGGLIVQIGPHTYGRVHYTELTDSWVSDPLSGYHDRQFVKCKVLEINQSAKGTFEIDLSLNLSTEDMISQHSKESCKIVSTKTKCVAKIEDLHPNMEIQGYVKNVTSKGCFIFLSRKLDAKILLSNLSDGFVDDPVKEFPVGKLVTGKILSVEPLSKRVEVTLKTLSASSAPKSEISNLSSLRVGEIISGRIKRVESYGLFISIDNTNLVGLCHISELSDDRTENIESKYKAREKVRAKILKVDAERNRISLGMKDFYVLDNDDAEELSDQEADATIQNNSFIDDTKLVSLPESGFQGIHNMDVECQNLNLEIPILAQAESRASVPPLEVALDDVYQENVDGITIQNQELLNVIDTLDEKSKREAKKKAKKEREREIRAAEERLLEKDIPRTAEEFEKLVRGSPNSSFVWIKFMAFVLSMADIEKARSIAERALQTINIREENEKLNIWVAYFNLENEYGNPPEEAVLKVFQRALQYNDPKRVHLALLGMYERTEQHRLADELVDKMTKKFKQSCKVWLKRVQRLLNQQQDAVQAVINRALLSLPRHKHIKFISQTAILEFKCGVPHMGRSMFEGILKEYPKRTDLWSIYIDQEIRLGDVDVIRALFERATCLSLPPKKMKFLFKKYLEYEKSLGDEERIEHVKKRAMEYVESTLAE, translated from the exons ATGATGGTTAATGCTCGTGTACAATCAGCCCTTGAAAATGGTGTTATGTTATCATTTCTGACATACTTTACTGGAACT GTTGATATGTTTCACTTGCAAAGTAGTTTTGCTACTTCAAATTGGCAGGATGATTACAATCAAACTAAGAAG GTTAATGCTCGAATTTTGTTCATCGATCCTTCAACTAGAGCTGTTGGTTTGACTCTGAATCCACATCTTGTTCATAACACGTCTCCTCCTTCA CATGTTAAAGTTGGAAATATTTACGAAGACTTGAAAGTGGTCAGAGTTGATAGAGGGTTAGGTCTTCTCCTTGAAATACCAACCTCACCGGTGCCTACACCAACATATGTTAGT ATATCTGATGTGGCCGAAGATGGAATTCATAAGCTTGAAAAGAAGTTTAAGGAAGGTAGTCGTGTCCGTGTTCGGATTCTCGGGTTTAGGCACTTGGAAGGGGTGGCTACTGGGACTTTGaag GCTGGTGCTTTCGAAGGGTCAGTTTTCACTCACTCTGATGTCAAGCCTGGGATGATTGTGAGGGCCAAAGTAATAGCTGTTGAACCCTATCAAGCGATTGTGAAATTTTCTGGTGGTATTAAGGCACTTTGCCCACTTCGCCATATGTCTGAATTTGAACTTTCTAAGCCTGGAAAAAAGTTTAAG GTTGGAGCTGAGCTGGTGTTTCGTGTACTTGGTTGCAAATCTAAGAGAATAACTGTTACACACAAGAAAACACTAGTGAAATCGAAACTTCCCATTGTTAGCTCTTATGCTGATGCAACTGATGGATTAATAACACATGGATGGATAACAAAAATTGAGAAACATGGATGCTTTGTTCGATTTTACAGCGGTGTCCAGGGATTTGCTCCAAG ATCTCAACTTGGTTTAGACCCAGGGAGTGATCCTAGCTCAATATATCACGTTGGACAAGTGGTCAAATGTAGGATAATTGGTTCTGTTTCAGGATCAAGACGCATCAATCTTAGTTTCATAATAAAGCCTTCAAG GGTTTCTGAGGATGATATTATCAAAATCGGTACACTTGTTTCAGGAGTTGTTGACGTGGTAACTCCAAATGCGGTAGTAGTTTATGTTAATGGAAAAACTTACTTAAAGGGTACAATTTCAACTGAACATTTGGCTGATCACCAAG GGCAAGCCGATATGCTCAAGTCAGTACTAAAGCCTGGATTTGAATTTGATCAATTGCTGCTACTAG ACAATGAAAGCAACAATTTGAAACTCTCTGCAAAATATTCTCTTGTCAAGTCTGCTGAGCAGCTTCCATCAGAGATCAGTCAGATCCGTCCTAACTCTGTTGTCCAT GGCTACATCTGTAACCTGATTGAAACTGGCTGCTTTGTTCGCTTTCTTGGTCGTTTAACTGGTTTCTCTCCTAGAAATAAG GCAACTGATGATTACAAAGTCAATCTTCCCGAAGTCTTTTACATTGGACAGTCTGTGCGCAGTAATATACTCGAT GTTAATAGTGAAACAGGCAGAATAACACTTTCATTGAAGCAGACATCTTGCTCTTCAACAGATGCATCCTTTATGCAAGACTTCTTTCTCCTGGAGGATAAG ATTGCTAATCTGCAATCCTTGGGTTCCAATGGATCTGAGTTAAATTGGACTGAGGGATTTAACATTGGCTGTGTTGTTGTGGGAAAAATACAAGAAACAAAGGATATTGGAGTGGTTGTGAGCTTTGACAAGTATAATGATGTCTTGGGTTTTATTACCCCCCATCAGT TAGCTGGTACCAAAGTTGAGACAGGCTCCATTGTTCAAGCGACAGTCCTAGATGTTTCAAAATTAGAGCATTTGGTCGATTTGTCTCTTAATAAAGAGTTCATTGCCAAAAGCAGAGAAGGAAGTTCTCACAGCCAAAGCCACAAAAAG AAGCGTAAACGACAAGCATCCAAGGACTTGGAGGTTCACCAGACAGTTAATGCTGTTGTTGAAATTGCCAAAGAAGATTACCTG GTTCTCTCAATACCCGAGTATAATTATGCCTTAGGATATGCATCAAAATCCGACTATAATGTCCAGAAGTTTCCTCATAAGCAATTTCTGAATGGACAAAG TGTTGTTGCCACTGTTATGGCTCTTCCAAGCCCTTCAACAGCAGGGAGACTACTGTTGCTTCTTAAATCAATCAGTGAATCTGAAACATCAAGCTCAAAAAGAGCAAAAAAGAAGTCAAGTTACACTGTGGGTTCTCTTGTTCAGGCAGAG ATTACTGAAATCAGGCTACTTGAACTAAGGTTGAAATTTGGAATTGGTTTCTATGGGCGTGTTCACATAACAGAG GTAAATGATGATAATGTTTCAGAAAATCCATTTAGTAACTTTAGAGTTGGGCAAACAGTGAATGCAAGGATTGTTGGAAAGGCTAATAATTCTGATAGCAAAAAAAATAACTGCCAGTTTGATCTTTCCATGAAACCTACTGTTCTCTCAG GCTCCTATGAAACAGAGGAAAAGCATATGATTGAAAAGTTTGATTTCTCTTGTGGACAATTTGTCACTGGTTATGTATATAAAGTGGACAGTGAATGGGTGTGGGTAAATATATCTCGAAATGTGAGGGCTCAGCTATTTATTCTTGACACTTCATGTGAGCCTAGTGAACTTCATCAGTTCCAGAAGCAATTTCAAGTGGGAAAAGTTGTATCTGGTCATGTATTAAGTGTTAACAAGGATAAAAAGCTATTGCGACTTGTTCTACGCAGTTTTCTTGCTCTTCAAGCTTCCATTTCAAATGAAAATGTCACTGCTCATATTTGTGAAGGATGCATTGTAGGTGGCAAAGTATCCAAAATACTTCCTGGGGTTGGTGGATTAATTGTGCAAATAGGTCCTCACACATATGGAAGGGTTCATTATACAGAACTTACTGACTCATGGGTGTCTGATCCATTGTCTGGATATCATGATAGGCAGTTTGTCAAATGCAAGGTCCTTGAGATTAACCAATCTGcgaaaggaacatttgagattgaTTTGTCATTAAACTTATCGACAGAAGACATGATTTCCCAACATTCTAAGGAATCCTGCAAAATTGT GTCCACTAAAACCAAATGTGTGGCAAAGATTGAAGATCTTCATCCTAATATGGAGATACAG GGTTATGTTAAAAATGTTACTTCAAAAGGATGTTTCATTTTTCTATCCCGGAAACTTGATGCCAAAATTCTTCTTTCAAATTTATCTGATGGATTTGTTGATGATCCTGTCAAAGAATTCCCCGTTGGTAAACTTGTGACTGGCAA GATTTTGTCTGTGGAACCTCTATCAAAGCGGGTTGAAGTTACATTGAAGACCTTGAGTGCAAGCAGTGCACCAAAATCAGAGATTAGTAATTTAAGTAGTCTGCGCGTGGGAGAGATTATTTCTGGCAGGATTAAGCGGGTGGAGTCGTATGGTTTATTTATCTCTATTGACAACACAAACCTG GTTGGATTGTGCCATATTTCAGAGCTTTCAGATGATCGTACTGAGAATATTGAAAGCAAATACAAAGCACGCGAGAAAGTGAGAGCAAAAATATTGAAG GTGGATGCAGAAAGAAATCGAATATCTCTTGGAATGAAAGATTTCTATGTTTTAGACAATGATGATGCTGAGGAACTTTCAGACCAAGAGGCTGATGCAACCATTCAAAACAATAGTTTCATAGATGATACTAAGTTGGTATCATTACCTGAGAGTGGTTTTCAAGGAATCCACAATATGGATGTTGAATGccaaaatttaaatttggaaatCCCCATTCTTGCACAAGCAGAGTCCAGGGCTTCTGTTCCTCCACTTGAAGTAGCCCTCGATGATGTATATCAGGAAAATGTGGATGGTATAACTATTCAAAATCAAGAGCTTTTAAATGTCATAGACACCCTAGATGAAAAGAGCAAGAGAGAAGCAAAGAAGAAAGCAAAGAAAGAGAG GGAGAGAGAAATTAGAGCTGCTGAAGAAAGATTACTGGAGAAAGATATACCAAGAACTGCTGAGGAATTTGAGAAACTAGTTAGAGGTTCTCCAAATAGCAGCTTTGTTTGGATAAAATTCATGGCCTTCGTGCTTTCCATGGCAGACATTGAGAAAGCTCGTTCTATTGCTGAAAG GGCCTTGCAAACAATAAATATCCGAGAAGAGAATGAGAAGCTCAACATTTGGGTGGCTTATTTTAATCTGGAAAACGAATATGGAAATCCTCCTGAG GAGGCTGTTTTGAAAGTATTTCAAAGGGCATTGCAATACAATGATCCCAAAAGAGTTCATCTAGCACTATTGGGAATGTATGAAAGGACGGAACAACATAGGCTGGCTGATGAACTAGTTGACAAGATGACCAAAAAGTTCAAGCAGTCATGCAAG GTTTGGTTAAAGCGGGTACAGAGGCTCTTGAACCAACAGCAAGATGCAGTTCAGGCTGTTATCAATCGTGCCTTGTTAAGCCTTCCACGTCACAAACACATAAAGTTCATCTCGCAGACAGCTATTCTTGAGTTCAAATGTGGCGTTCCTCATATGGGAAGATCCATGTTTGAAGGAATTTTGAAAGAATATCCCAAGAGAACGGACTTGTGGAGCATTTATATTGATCAA GAGATTCGACTTGGAGATGTAGATGTGATTCGTGCACTATTTGAGAGGGCGACATGTTTGAGTCTCCCACCTAAAAAAATGAAA TTTTTATTCAAAAAGTATCTGGAGTATGAGAAGTCTCTCGGTGATGAGGAGCGGATTGAGCACGTGAAAAAGAGGGCAATGGAATACGTTGAGAGCACACTAGCAGAATaa